In the Campylobacter sp. RM6914 genome, one interval contains:
- a CDS encoding tetratricopeptide repeat protein: MDIFFIEHRDPIFSLIVLFIIIFMIASLSYFWGVFSSKDEKKRIEKFIRKFENRSLSEEHKQMLLNPEIDARSLSILGGTFSKSGDFEKAISVFLIALAKTKNKAEKEFILNELGEVYFKAGFLKRSTDVFLQSLELSPRNPNALRYLTMIDEKLKNYKEALYALNSLEELGVEIRAQKAYIQATVVLNDKELSIEEKSEKILALSRDFELLKRMCMQLWLKNGKSLENFPEFAKLDDVIDIMYNQNLAVNLNDEEYRGLFYAKGVINEPSDIKGFELNVIKHLNDAEFNKATLNFNYVCKSCKNSFPMHFYRCPMCHELGSVKILPHITEKPDENSMPF, translated from the coding sequence GTGGATATTTTTTTTATTGAGCATCGCGACCCGATATTTAGCCTTATCGTCCTTTTTATCATCATTTTTATGATAGCTTCTTTAAGTTATTTTTGGGGAGTTTTTTCAAGCAAAGATGAAAAGAAGCGTATAGAAAAATTTATAAGAAAATTTGAAAACCGCAGTCTAAGCGAAGAACACAAACAAATGCTTTTAAATCCCGAGATCGACGCCAGAAGTCTTAGCATTTTGGGTGGAACATTCTCTAAAAGCGGGGACTTTGAAAAAGCTATAAGCGTCTTTCTTATCGCACTTGCAAAGACAAAAAACAAAGCAGAGAAAGAATTTATCTTAAATGAGCTTGGCGAGGTATATTTTAAAGCCGGGTTCTTAAAACGCTCAACCGACGTGTTTTTGCAGTCTTTAGAGCTAAGCCCGAGAAATCCAAACGCACTAAGATATCTAACCATGATAGATGAAAAGCTTAAAAATTATAAAGAGGCTCTTTATGCTCTAAATTCACTTGAGGAGCTTGGGGTTGAGATAAGAGCGCAAAAGGCATATATCCAAGCTACTGTTGTTTTAAACGACAAAGAACTAAGCATAGAAGAAAAAAGCGAGAAAATTTTAGCTTTGAGTAGGGATTTTGAGCTATTAAAACGTATGTGTATGCAGCTTTGGCTAAAAAACGGCAAAAGCTTAGAAAATTTCCCTGAATTTGCTAAACTTGACGATGTTATAGATATCATGTATAACCAAAATTTAGCCGTAAATTTAAACGACGAAGAGTATCGAGGACTATTTTATGCTAAGGGTGTTATAAACGAGCCAAGCGATATAAAAGGCTTTGAACTAAATGTTATAAAACACCTAAATGACGCTGAATTTAATAAAGCCACACTTAACTTTAACTACGTTTGCAAAAGCTGCAAGAACTCATTTCCTATGCACTTTTATCGTTGCCCGATGTGCCATGAGTTAGGAAGTGTTAAAATTTTACCTCATATCACGGAAAAGCCTGATGAAAACAGTATGCCTTTTTAG
- the rnhA gene encoding ribonuclease HI — protein MKTVCLFSDGSCLNNPGAGGWAYILEYGSAVKKSSGAQADTTNNQMELRAVIEGLKALKEPCNVNLYTDSSYVANSINNWLKGWVKKNFKNVKNVPLWQEYILVSKPHVVKAVWVKAHNGHPQNEECDTMARDEAIKIQNKS, from the coding sequence ATGAAAACAGTATGCCTTTTTAGCGACGGCTCGTGTTTAAATAACCCGGGAGCCGGCGGCTGGGCGTATATACTTGAGTATGGAAGCGCAGTTAAAAAATCAAGTGGAGCGCAAGCCGATACGACAAATAACCAAATGGAGCTAAGAGCCGTTATAGAAGGTCTAAAAGCACTCAAAGAACCTTGCAATGTCAATCTCTACACCGACAGCTCATATGTCGCAAATTCCATAAACAACTGGCTTAAAGGCTGGGTAAAGAAAAATTTTAAAAATGTCAAAAACGTTCCTCTTTGGCAAGAATACATCCTTGTTTCAAAACCGCATGTGGTTAAAGCCGTGTGGGTAAAAGCACACAACGGACATCCGCAAAACGAAGAATGCGATACAATGGCAAGGGATGAAGCCATAAAAATTCAAAACAAGAGTTAA
- the rnc gene encoding ribonuclease III: MKKLENLQKQLGYEFKNIKILNEALTHKSTKMPYNNERLEFLGDAVMDLIVGEYLFKKFNKIAEGDMSKLRAALVNEKSFAMMAKELKIGEYINLSLAEENNGGREKISLLSDAYEAIMGAVYLEAGLEKVREIAINLLEICYPKIDLTNLVKDYKTALQEITQADFGVTPVYELTGSSGPDHKKEFEIALLLNGKEISRATGGSKKEAQQTAAKIALEKLKK, from the coding sequence ATGAAAAAACTTGAAAATTTACAAAAACAACTCGGATACGAGTTTAAAAATATCAAAATTCTAAATGAAGCTTTAACTCACAAAAGCACAAAAATGCCTTATAATAACGAACGCCTTGAATTCTTAGGTGATGCGGTGATGGATCTGATAGTCGGTGAGTATTTGTTTAAAAAATTTAACAAGATCGCAGAGGGTGATATGAGTAAACTCAGAGCGGCTCTCGTTAATGAAAAAAGCTTTGCAATGATGGCAAAAGAGCTTAAAATAGGCGAATACATCAACCTCTCTTTGGCCGAAGAAAACAATGGCGGGCGCGAGAAAATCAGTCTTTTAAGCGACGCATACGAGGCAATAATGGGAGCGGTATATCTTGAAGCAGGACTTGAAAAAGTTCGCGAAATAGCCATTAACCTACTTGAAATTTGCTACCCTAAAATCGACCTTACAAATTTAGTCAAAGACTATAAAACCGCTCTTCAAGAGATCACTCAGGCAGATTTTGGAGTAACTCCCGTTTACGAACTAACAGGAAGTTCCGGTCCTGATCATAAAAAAGAATTTGAGATCGCACTTTTGTTAAACGGTAAAGAAATTTCACGTGCAACAGGCGGCTCAAAAAAAGAAGCCCAACAAACCGCAGCCAAGATCGCACTTGAAAAACTAAAAAAATAG
- the aroC gene encoding chorismate synthase: protein MNTFGQKLTLTTFGESHGVAIGGVLDGFPSGVKIDTDFLQNELDKRRPGRNKFATARNEADKVEIFSGVFEGVSTGTPIGFAIFNQNQKSNDYENLREIFRPGHADYTYFKKYAVRDHRGGGRSSARETAVRVVGGAFAQMMLDEFNITVKSGLLSVGDVKTNEFNWELAKNSEIFSLGNEDAMKELIMKVREEHDSIGACVLSVVSGAPTGLGEGLYDKLDARLAAAMMGVNGVKAIEIGEGINAAYLKGSQNNDQMGINGFYTNHSGGILGGMSNGEDIIVKSYFKPTPSIFKAQKTLNLNAKETEFELRGRHDPCIGVRGSVVATAMIRLVIADFMLLNLSSNIQNIKQIYR from the coding sequence TTGAATACATTCGGACAAAAACTAACGCTTACAACCTTTGGTGAAAGTCACGGAGTGGCGATCGGCGGTGTATTAGACGGTTTTCCATCTGGAGTAAAGATAGATACTGATTTCTTACAAAACGAGCTTGATAAACGTCGCCCCGGACGTAATAAATTTGCAACCGCTAGAAACGAAGCCGATAAAGTTGAAATTTTTAGCGGAGTTTTTGAGGGAGTTAGCACGGGAACTCCGATAGGTTTTGCTATATTTAATCAAAATCAAAAATCAAACGACTATGAAAATTTGCGTGAAATTTTTCGTCCCGGACATGCGGATTATACTTACTTTAAAAAATACGCCGTTCGCGACCACAGAGGTGGCGGGCGCTCAAGTGCCAGAGAAACTGCGGTGCGTGTTGTAGGTGGGGCATTTGCACAAATGATGCTTGATGAGTTTAATATAACTGTAAAAAGCGGACTTTTAAGCGTGGGCGATGTTAAAACAAATGAATTTAACTGGGAGTTAGCAAAAAATTCGGAGATTTTTTCACTTGGCAATGAAGATGCGATGAAAGAGCTTATAATGAAAGTTCGAGAAGAACACGATAGTATAGGAGCTTGCGTGCTAAGTGTAGTTAGCGGTGCTCCCACAGGACTTGGAGAGGGTTTATATGATAAGCTTGACGCAAGGCTAGCAGCAGCGATGATGGGTGTAAACGGCGTAAAAGCTATCGAGATCGGCGAGGGGATAAATGCTGCTTATCTAAAAGGCTCTCAAAACAACGACCAAATGGGCATAAACGGCTTTTATACAAACCACTCAGGCGGGATCTTGGGCGGGATGAGTAACGGCGAAGATATCATCGTTAAAAGCTATTTTAAACCGACACCGTCTATATTTAAAGCCCAAAAAACCTTAAATTTAAACGCCAAAGAGACCGAATTTGAGCTACGAGGTCGTCATGACCCTTGCATAGGAGTGCGAGGAAGTGTCGTCGCAACCGCTATGATAAGACTTGTGATAGCTGATTTTATGCTTTTAAATTTAAGCTCAAACATACAAAATATAAAGCAAATTTATAGGTAG
- the thyX gene encoding FAD-dependent thymidylate synthase: MQVTLLNFTPLNICSHAIRTCWQSFEKSDNGGEKDIELIDRVGNKFKHASTLEHLYYNFYIQGISRALLQELARHRIASLSVKSTRYTLKELKKENEFKTGDFENASRYIVLTGNELIDNASIKALENLREILATTTTSIDIVKYCLPECYKTELTWSVNARSLQNFISLRSSKSALWEIRDLANAIYNALPQEHKFIYENCINKE, translated from the coding sequence ATGCAAGTAACACTTCTAAATTTCACTCCGCTAAACATCTGCTCACATGCAATACGCACGTGTTGGCAAAGCTTTGAAAAGAGCGATAACGGTGGTGAAAAAGATATCGAGCTGATCGACCGCGTGGGAAATAAATTTAAACACGCAAGCACGTTAGAACATTTATACTATAACTTTTACATACAAGGCATTTCACGTGCGCTTTTGCAAGAGCTTGCACGCCATCGTATCGCAAGTCTAAGCGTCAAGTCAACTCGTTACACGCTAAAAGAGCTTAAAAAAGAGAATGAATTTAAGACCGGTGACTTTGAAAACGCAAGCCGGTATATCGTGCTAACAGGTAATGAGTTAATCGACAACGCAAGCATAAAGGCGCTTGAAAATTTGCGCGAAATTCTAGCTACGACTACAACAAGTATCGATATTGTGAAATACTGCTTGCCGGAATGCTATAAAACCGAGCTAACTTGGAGCGTGAACGCCAGAAGCTTGCAAAATTTCATCTCTTTGCGAAGCTCTAAATCCGCCCTTTGGGAGATAAGAGATTTAGCAAATGCGATTTACAACGCCCTACCGCAAGAGCATAAATTTATTTATGAGAATTGTATAAATAAAGAGTAG
- a CDS encoding NAD(P)-dependent oxidoreductase produces MKIGWIGLGAMGKPMASNLINAGFELCVYNRTASKTQELENLGAKAYKSIKELIQNSKFIFIMLSDGNAIREILTSKDGVLDALSSGQIIVNMSTISPLEAQEFHSLVKQKGCEYIDAPVSGSVGAAVSKTLLVLVSGESRAKELCAPYFKALSKASIDFGDSPKAAVAKLSINMLLGVFTQAMAESITFAAKLGLEKEKVLDMIGMSAMNTPLFGFKRELFATENFPSAFALELMSKDLGLLKQMMDEQGLNLPLSEISNKAYLQAKNEGLGKEDMSAILKTVKGDNR; encoded by the coding sequence ATGAAAATAGGCTGGATAGGCTTAGGTGCGATGGGTAAGCCGATGGCTAGTAACCTTATAAACGCGGGCTTTGAACTTTGTGTGTATAACAGAACCGCCTCAAAAACACAGGAACTAGAAAATTTAGGTGCGAAAGCATATAAAAGTATAAAAGAGCTAATCCAAAACTCAAAATTTATATTTATCATGCTATCAGATGGTAATGCTATAAGAGAAATTTTAACCTCAAAAGATGGAGTGCTAGACGCTCTTAGTAGTGGGCAAATCATCGTAAATATGAGCACTATCTCACCGCTAGAAGCACAGGAATTTCACTCATTAGTAAAGCAAAAGGGGTGTGAGTATATAGACGCTCCCGTTTCAGGCTCGGTGGGTGCTGCCGTGTCTAAGACTCTACTTGTTTTGGTTAGTGGCGAAAGCAGGGCAAAAGAGCTTTGCGCGCCATATTTCAAGGCTTTATCAAAGGCTAGCATCGACTTTGGAGATAGTCCAAAAGCAGCGGTGGCAAAGTTATCTATAAATATGCTACTTGGAGTCTTTACGCAGGCGATGGCGGAATCGATAACTTTTGCTGCAAAACTAGGGCTCGAAAAAGAAAAAGTACTTGATATGATAGGGATGTCTGCTATGAATACCCCTCTTTTTGGCTTTAAAAGAGAGCTATTTGCGACAGAAAATTTTCCAAGTGCCTTTGCGCTAGAGCTTATGTCAAAAGACCTTGGACTACTAAAACAGATGATGGACGAACAAGGCTTAAATTTACCACTAAGTGAAATTTCAAACAAGGCGTATCTACAAGCTAAAAATGAGGGACTTGGTAAAGAGGATATGTCAGCGATACTAAAAACGGTAAAAGGGGATAATAGGTAA
- a CDS encoding NADH-dependent flavin oxidoreductase, giving the protein MQSLFQAYTLNNGVEVKNRLVVAPMTHWGSDANGHITHEEREFIKGRAEDFGMFISAATLVAHGGKSFDGEPHAIDEGDLESLSELANTIKSQGAKAILQLHHGGYTAIPELTNGLDVIAPSAINSAREMSADEVEALVVAFGNATKLAIKAGFDGVEIHGANGYLIQQFYSAQSNLREDKWGGNLQKRMKFPLAVTDAVIEAKKSLNKPEFIIGYRFSPEEPGDNGITMSETFALVDELCKKELQYLHISLHDFFVHARRGADTNRTRIEQIHERIGGKLPLIGVGNLLSSEDIQKAVSLKSTEFIALGKSVMINPNMATLLKNDEFDKIETTLDADKKDSYRFPKKLWELIEMKLDFLPKIKE; this is encoded by the coding sequence ATGCAAAGTTTATTTCAAGCATATACACTAAACAACGGCGTGGAGGTCAAAAACCGCCTAGTGGTAGCTCCCATGACACATTGGGGCTCGGACGCGAACGGACATATCACACACGAGGAGCGTGAATTTATAAAAGGCAGAGCAGAGGACTTTGGTATGTTTATATCAGCGGCTACTCTTGTAGCACACGGTGGCAAGAGCTTTGATGGTGAGCCCCACGCCATAGATGAAGGCGACTTAGAAAGCCTAAGCGAACTAGCAAATACTATAAAATCACAAGGCGCGAAGGCTATCTTACAACTTCACCACGGAGGATACACGGCTATACCTGAGCTAACAAACGGACTTGATGTGATAGCACCAAGCGCTATAAACAGTGCAAGAGAGATGAGTGCTGATGAGGTAGAGGCACTTGTGGTTGCCTTTGGTAACGCTACAAAACTAGCGATAAAAGCGGGTTTTGACGGTGTTGAGATACACGGTGCTAACGGATATCTTATCCAGCAGTTTTACTCAGCACAAAGCAACCTAAGAGAGGATAAGTGGGGTGGAAATTTACAAAAGCGTATGAAATTTCCACTTGCTGTGACTGATGCGGTTATCGAGGCTAAAAAGAGTCTAAACAAGCCTGAGTTTATCATCGGATATCGCTTCTCGCCTGAAGAGCCGGGAGATAACGGCATCACGATGAGTGAGACCTTTGCCCTTGTTGATGAGCTTTGCAAAAAAGAGCTTCAGTATCTACACATCTCGCTTCATGACTTTTTCGTTCATGCTAGACGCGGGGCGGATACAAACCGCACAAGGATAGAGCAAATCCACGAGCGCATAGGTGGCAAACTACCGCTAATAGGCGTTGGAAATTTACTAAGCAGTGAGGACATACAAAAAGCCGTGAGCCTAAAAAGCACTGAATTTATCGCACTTGGCAAATCAGTGATGATAAATCCAAACATGGCGACCCTACTAAAAAACGATGAATTTGATAAGATAGAAACCACGCTTGATGCAGATAAAAAAGATAGCTACCGCTTCCCTAAAAAACTGTGGGAGCTAATAGAAATGAAGCTTGACTTCCTACCAAAGATCAAAGAGTAA
- a CDS encoding ArsR/SmtB family transcription factor: protein MTQTELIEIFKALSNETRLNILAWLKNPSENFPPQGCHLEGEVDLKGGVCVGSIQEKAGLSQSTISSYLDMLLKAGLLKAQRHGKWTYYSRNEEMIKRLAAYTITEI, encoded by the coding sequence ATGACGCAAACCGAACTAATCGAAATTTTCAAAGCCCTTTCAAATGAGACTAGACTAAATATCCTAGCGTGGCTTAAAAACCCTAGCGAAAATTTCCCGCCGCAAGGGTGTCATTTGGAGGGCGAAGTGGATCTAAAAGGCGGCGTGTGCGTGGGAAGCATACAAGAAAAGGCGGGGCTATCGCAATCCACCATCTCATCATACCTTGATATGCTTTTAAAGGCGGGACTTTTAAAAGCACAAAGGCACGGCAAATGGACGTATTATAGTAGAAACGAGGAGATGATAAAAAGGCTAGCCGCCTACACTATCACTGAAATTTAG
- a CDS encoding radical SAM protein, producing MHYNGSIVRPPTHADSVFIETTVGCSHDKCTFCNFYKGYPFRAVPLSQIEEDLKEASKIRPNAKKIWASGGNPYTLNTNKLLQIAELFKKYLPKATTTTYTHIKDIKKKSLEEIKQLKEAGFVELVIGVESADDEVLKAVNKGYTAADVLEQCTKLEAAGVEYGLIYLSGLSEAGKNLQSVRTSLETINKLSPIRIYYTTVAVVPDTKMYEDMRSGKFKEAGELERIEEMREFVAGTKIETEIYALTSTNAVPLVANMPEDRDEVLAYLDEVIANFTEFDEIKLAKSRAKMTRV from the coding sequence ATGCATTATAACGGATCTATCGTTAGACCACCAACGCATGCTGATAGCGTATTTATAGAGACTACCGTTGGTTGTTCGCACGATAAGTGCACCTTTTGTAACTTTTACAAAGGCTATCCATTTCGCGCTGTACCACTAAGTCAGATAGAAGAGGATCTAAAAGAGGCGTCAAAAATCCGCCCAAACGCTAAGAAAATTTGGGCAAGTGGAGGCAATCCATACACGCTAAATACAAATAAACTACTCCAAATAGCCGAACTTTTTAAAAAGTATCTACCAAAAGCTACAACCACAACCTACACACACATAAAAGATATAAAAAAGAAAAGCTTAGAGGAAATAAAACAGCTTAAAGAGGCTGGATTTGTCGAGCTGGTTATCGGTGTAGAGAGTGCTGATGATGAGGTGTTAAAAGCGGTAAATAAGGGCTATACGGCGGCTGATGTCTTAGAGCAATGCACCAAACTAGAAGCTGCCGGTGTAGAGTACGGGCTAATCTATCTAAGCGGACTAAGCGAAGCTGGCAAAAACCTACAAAGCGTGCGAACAAGCCTAGAAACCATAAACAAACTAAGCCCAATACGCATATACTATACAACCGTAGCCGTGGTGCCTGATACTAAGATGTATGAGGATATGCGAAGCGGTAAATTTAAAGAGGCTGGCGAGCTTGAACGCATAGAGGAGATGAGAGAATTTGTAGCGGGAACTAAGATAGAGACTGAAATTTACGCCCTTACCTCGACAAATGCGGTGCCTTTGGTGGCAAATATGCCTGAGGATAGGGATGAGGTTTTAGCTTATTTAGATGAAGTGATAGCAAATTTCACTGAATTTGATGAGATAAAACTAGCAAAATCACGTGCAAAAATGACAAGAGTTTAA
- a CDS encoding putative quinol monooxygenase, protein MNEQISIVVITKPVNSDIKVVKEVIEKAVNSAFNEAGTLMYEWSINGDELHVIERYKDKEAVLAHIKNLASLVEELPKLGVTSKFYIYGEVGDEVKKLLEPRGAVFMSKIGGFIK, encoded by the coding sequence ATGAACGAGCAAATTTCTATAGTAGTCATCACAAAACCGGTAAATAGCGACATAAAAGTCGTAAAAGAGGTGATAGAAAAGGCGGTAAATTCTGCATTTAATGAGGCTGGAACGCTGATGTATGAGTGGAGCATAAATGGTGATGAGCTTCATGTTATCGAGAGGTATAAAGATAAAGAAGCCGTTTTAGCGCATATAAAAAATTTAGCTAGTCTTGTGGAAGAGCTACCAAAACTAGGCGTAACAAGTAAATTTTACATCTACGGCGAGGTTGGCGATGAGGTTAAAAAGCTTTTAGAGCCAAGAGGTGCGGTATTTATGAGTAAGATAGGTGGGTTTATAAAATGA
- a CDS encoding alpha/beta fold hydrolase: MRKILAVLLLLTQFAFSAELRYFMQGENSPKFSMPYGDNGGKFAKSGDAKIYYEIYGKGEVVVVLHGGGLGSMYEMGGFIDELKKTYQVIAISTRAHGKSDIGQTPFSLEQRADDIMAVLKHAKVEKAVNLLGFSDGGYSAYAFGAKYPKMAKKIVTIGAGEVLATNKRFVFSLDEWRAYDAKFIAQQEALMSEPKRYAEFLKMYENMWNGAVVSKEIFSKISAHVLVINGQNDMNSHLQTAVNAYQSLPNASLAIIPDTSHPCFLENFDAVWAVVKPFLAK, encoded by the coding sequence ATGAGAAAAATTTTAGCTGTTTTATTACTTTTAACACAGTTTGCGTTTAGTGCGGAGCTTAGATACTTTATGCAAGGTGAGAATTCGCCAAAATTTAGCATGCCTTACGGCGATAATGGCGGTAAATTTGCTAAAAGTGGGGACGCTAAAATTTACTATGAAATTTACGGCAAAGGCGAGGTCGTAGTCGTGCTTCACGGCGGTGGGCTTGGCTCTATGTATGAGATGGGTGGCTTTATCGATGAGCTAAAGAAAACATATCAAGTCATCGCCATCTCTACCCGCGCGCACGGCAAGTCTGACATCGGTCAAACTCCGTTTAGTTTAGAGCAAAGGGCTGATGACATAATGGCGGTTTTAAAGCATGCAAAGGTAGAAAAAGCCGTAAATTTGCTAGGATTTAGCGACGGCGGATATAGTGCATACGCCTTTGGGGCAAAATATCCAAAAATGGCTAAAAAGATCGTAACTATCGGTGCCGGAGAGGTTTTAGCTACAAACAAACGCTTTGTTTTTAGCCTTGATGAGTGGCGTGCGTATGACGCTAAATTTATAGCACAACAAGAAGCTTTGATGAGTGAGCCAAAAAGATACGCCGAGTTTTTAAAAATGTATGAAAATATGTGGAACGGCGCGGTCGTTAGTAAGGAAATTTTTAGCAAAATTTCAGCTCACGTGCTTGTCATAAACGGACAAAACGATATGAACTCACACTTGCAAACGGCGGTAAATGCCTATCAGAGCTTGCCAAACGCTAGCCTAGCTATCATCCCTGACACATCACACCCTTGTTTTTTAGAAAATTTTGACGCTGTTTGGGCGGTGGTAAAGCCATTTTTGGCAAAGTAA
- a CDS encoding MOSC domain-containing protein produces the protein MAILKALLIGGVKDYGFEFAKDTLNKPWKTAMFKSAQTGEVFANELGFVGDSVADRKHHGGVKKAIFANSYENYAKWEKFLEFKNLPFGAMGENLTISGLDENSVCVGDIHQIGTLILRVTQPRKPCFKLSKRWLNEDMASEIFKTGRTGWYYEVLKAGSCKAGDEIRVVKAQNSLSIMQINRLFYAPNENLELMERFLALEVLPSTWHDDIKRRMDGVYDTSYMRNL, from the coding sequence ATGGCGATTTTAAAGGCATTGTTGATAGGTGGTGTAAAAGACTACGGCTTTGAGTTTGCAAAAGATACTTTAAATAAACCTTGGAAAACGGCGATGTTTAAGAGCGCTCAAACTGGCGAAGTTTTTGCAAATGAGCTTGGCTTCGTGGGTGACAGCGTAGCTGACAGAAAGCATCATGGCGGGGTGAAAAAGGCGATATTTGCCAACTCTTATGAAAACTACGCAAAGTGGGAGAAATTTTTAGAGTTTAAAAATTTACCATTTGGCGCCATGGGAGAGAATCTAACCATAAGCGGACTTGATGAGAACAGTGTATGTGTTGGTGATATACACCAGATAGGCACACTGATTTTAAGGGTAACTCAGCCACGAAAGCCATGCTTCAAGCTCTCAAAACGCTGGCTAAATGAAGACATGGCAAGCGAAATTTTTAAAACTGGTCGCACTGGCTGGTACTATGAGGTCTTAAAGGCTGGTAGTTGCAAGGCTGGAGATGAGATAAGGGTAGTAAAAGCCCAAAATTCTCTTTCTATCATGCAAATAAATCGGCTATTTTACGCGCCAAATGAAAATTTAGAACTGATGGAGCGGTTTTTAGCGCTTGAGGTCTTGCCAAGCACATGGCATGACGATATCAAAAGACGCATGGACGGCGTATATGATACATCTTATATGAGAAATTTATAG